Proteins co-encoded in one Apis mellifera strain DH4 linkage group LG15, Amel_HAv3.1, whole genome shotgun sequence genomic window:
- the Tpx-3 gene encoding thioredoxin peroxidase 3 isoform 2 (isoform 2 is encoded by transcript variant 2) — protein MLRFLASLHSHTCKAVYVATSNLVKTKQPTLVKHARNFCVSSKLFSCQLQIQKPAPEFSGTAVVDGDFKEIKLSDYKGKYVVLFFYPLDFTFVCPTELIAFSEKISEFKALNTQVIGVSTDSHFSHLAWTNTPRKQGGLGGNLDKEGILRQLSINDLPVGRSVDETLRLIKAFQFVEKHGEVCPANWQPDSKTIKPNPKDSKQYFESVN, from the exons atgcttCGATTCTTAGCATCTTTACATTCTCATACTTGCAAAGCG GTATATGTAGCAACATCAAATTTGGTGAAAACTAAACAACCGACGTTAGTAAAACATGCTCGAAATTTTTGTGTTAgttcaaaacttttttcttgccaacttcaaattcaaaaaccTGCACCTGAATTTTCCGGAACTGCCGTAGTGGATGGCGATTtcaaagaaatcaaattaagTGATTACAAAGGAAAATATGTTGTTCTCTTCTTTTATCCATTAGACTT cacATTTGTCTGCCCTACTGAGTTAATAGCATTTAgtgaaaaaatttcagaatttaaaGCTTTAAATACGCAAGTAATTGGAGTTTCTACAGATTCCCATTTTAGTCATTTAGCATGGACTAATACACCGAGAAAACAGGGTGGATTAGGTGGTAATTTAG ACAAAGAAGGAATATTAAGACAGTTAAGCATAAACGATTTACCAGTAGGTAGAAGCGTAGATGAAACATTGAGACTTATCAAAGCATTCcaatttgttgaaaaacaTGGAGAAGTTTGTCCTGCTAATTGGCAACCAGATTCTAAAACCATTAAACCAAATCCAAAGGATAgtaaacaatattttgaatcagttaattaa
- the Tpx-3 gene encoding thioredoxin peroxidase 3 isoform 1 (isoform 1 is encoded by transcript variant 1), with the protein MLRFLASLHSHTCKAVYVATSNLVKTKQPTLVKHARNFCVSSKLFSCQLQIQKPAPEFSGTAVVDGDFKEIKLSDYKGKYVVLFFYPLDFTFVCPTELIAFSEKISEFKALNTQVIGVSTDSHFSHLAWTNTPRKQGGLGGNLGYPLLSDFNKEISIKYNVLLQESGIALRGLFIIDKEGILRQLSINDLPVGRSVDETLRLIKAFQFVEKHGEVCPANWQPDSKTIKPNPKDSKQYFESVN; encoded by the exons atgcttCGATTCTTAGCATCTTTACATTCTCATACTTGCAAAGCG GTATATGTAGCAACATCAAATTTGGTGAAAACTAAACAACCGACGTTAGTAAAACATGCTCGAAATTTTTGTGTTAgttcaaaacttttttcttgccaacttcaaattcaaaaaccTGCACCTGAATTTTCCGGAACTGCCGTAGTGGATGGCGATTtcaaagaaatcaaattaagTGATTACAAAGGAAAATATGTTGTTCTCTTCTTTTATCCATTAGACTT cacATTTGTCTGCCCTACTGAGTTAATAGCATTTAgtgaaaaaatttcagaatttaaaGCTTTAAATACGCAAGTAATTGGAGTTTCTACAGATTCCCATTTTAGTCATTTAGCATGGACTAATACACCGAGAAAACAGGGTGGATTAGGTGGTAATTTAGGTTATCCTCTTCTTAGTGATTTTAATAAGGAAATATCGATCAAATATAATGTACTTCTCCAAGAATCTGGAATTGCTTTACGAGGCCTCTTCATTATAGACAAAGAAGGAATATTAAGACAGTTAAGCATAAACGATTTACCAGTAGGTAGAAGCGTAGATGAAACATTGAGACTTATCAAAGCATTCcaatttgttgaaaaacaTGGAGAAGTTTGTCCTGCTAATTGGCAACCAGATTCTAAAACCATTAAACCAAATCCAAAGGATAgtaaacaatattttgaatcagttaattaa